DNA from Longimicrobiales bacterium:
TGAGCAGGCGATCGGCTCGGCGGACAGGATGATGGAGCTGCAGCCCGAGGAGATGCTTGGAGCGCCGGGGATGACGTTCATGCAGCATCACCGCACGCGCAGGCTGCAGATGCGGGTACGGTTCGGCGCATGGGACGAGCTACTTGCCGAGCCGGCACCGCCCGCCGAGTTGAAGCACGCACGAGCGATGTGGCATTACGCGCATGGCCGTGCGGCGGCCGCGACGGGCGACCACGCCGCAGCGGAAGCCGACCTCGCCGCCGTTCGCGCGGCCGCCGGGGATCCCGCGCTGGCGGACGAGCGCCTGGAGTTCAACACGGCAGGCGCAGTGCTCGCGATCGCGGCGGACGTGCTGGCGGGGCACATTGCCGCGTCGCGCGAGGACTATGAGACCGCAGTGGCGCACCTGGGCAGGGCGGCGGAGGCAGAGAGCGCACTGACGTACGGCGAGCCGCCGGACTGGTCGATCCCGGTTCACCAGGAGCTGGGCGCGGTGCTGCTCCTTGCAGGCAGGCCGGCGGAGGCGCAGCGCGCGTTCGAGAAGGACCTCGCCTTCTTCCCCGAGAACGGCTGGTCACTGCACGGGCTGGCCCGTGCGCTGCGCGCGCAGGGTCGCACGGGGGAGGCGGACGAGGTGGAAGCGCGCTTTGCACGCGTATGGGAGGGTGCTCCGATCGGAGCCGGCCGGCAGTAGAGCACGGCGACGCACGCCATCGAACGCGTCGTGATCATAAGCGGGCGGCCCGGCACCACCGAGGGATGCCGGGCCGCCGTTCGCGCGTCCGGGTGCCTTACCGCAATTTCAGTCCGTCATTCCTGAACGCGCTGCAGCACGCGCTGCATGCGTGCCCGGACGTCCTCTGCCAGTGGCCGGATATCGTCACGTCCGGTCAGCCCCAGGGCGGGGACCGGGTCCATGATGCTGACGACACTGCTGTCGTCATTCTCCGCATACACGACGACGTTGCACGGCAGCAGCAGACCGATGTCGAGCTCTGCCGTGAGAGCGCGGTGCGCGAGTGGCGGGTTGCATGCGCCCAGGATGATGTAGGGGCGGAACTCGACGTCCAGCTTCTTCTTCAGTGTTGCACGCACGTCGATTTCGGTGAGCACCCCGAAGCCTTCCGTCGCGAGCGCCTCGCGCACGCGCTCGACTGCAGCATCATACGGCACGTCGATGCGGGTACCGAATCCGTAGGACA
Protein-coding regions in this window:
- a CDS encoding DUF302 domain-containing protein, encoding MNDITLSYGFGTRIDVPYDAAVERVREALATEGFGVLTEIDVRATLKKKLDVEFRPYIILGACNPPLAHRALTAELDIGLLLPCNVVVYAENDDSSVVSIMDPVPALGLTGRDDIRPLAEDVRARMQRVLQRVQE